A genomic stretch from Mycosarcoma maydis chromosome 3, whole genome shotgun sequence includes:
- a CDS encoding uncharacterized protein (related to alpha-glucosidase), giving the protein MLVERPLTNLTPVSQQPTDAFQLTNSQGFEWLLSFLTPSILKITVFGPNHPLPQQSNVQWSNRPLLLSAKIDAVAKKATLSVDGLTRHVTVQWDDTPVVDVHENVPGSNDKVLVFGDSPHKSYCYSDTGFTRHTRFQVDNLHVGLGEKAAPLDLSRRSFAITGSDSASYDAYLTDPLYKHTPFLMTLPKPFDAEGNPKPLSSVVGIYSASNSDANWDVGRYIDEPWGIFKKYVQHHGGLEEYILLGEHAQHVVTQFSDLVGRPLLVPRDWLGYLASGMGLGESDEPIAQELLSGFPDTCKHHDIPCSAIHLSSGYTVDNDGNRLVFTMNTRRYPDFAEMVKTFHKAGIRVTPNIKPYVMQRHPHYQKLHDAGALFTDPHNGNKPVVTRIWSSGIGCTELGSWVDMTSQAGREWWRQGALELCKLGVDSLWNDNNEYLLFDDAYICKNEHIGDAKSDGNRTGKPTRIGQLGRMTNTELMARESHQALVTHHPDRRPFVLTRSANVGTQKWAASTWSGDNRTSWHNLRGSIAMNLNAQMSLLQSYGNDIGGFAGPLPSPELFVRWIQSGVTQPRFCIHSFKPCKEDPTGVKLNNLPWMYPEVVDIIRCTIKRRYEMLPYINNLNWRSHLAAEPMNTWLGWGEFAADPQVYQKQVLQGFDYWIGHGQLLVAGAYHQDELSRRVYLPAAGKDDTKVYYDTHAPFGVHKAGQWIENVSTPLSHFAVFAREGSVIPIGLAKNTLTQVDGIATLTGSGTKILTEQEGGQCVYDDWRGVEIFPSPADASSPGQYTYSWIEDDGVSAQPVVAEIKLEVSSNKDEVSVKASATRNEFKPLWGNTLWVILPRPDTRKVKGATKTMIHKRQTAYAVTVAGL; this is encoded by the coding sequence ATGCTCGTCGAGAGACCGTTGACCAACTTGACACCTGTGAGCCAACAGCCTACCGATGCCTTCCAACTGACCAATTCGCAAGGCTTTGAGTGGTTGTTGAGCTTTCTCACACCTAGTATCCTCAAAATCACCGTTTTCGGTCCCAatcatcctcttccacaACAAAGCAATGTGCAATGGTCCAACAGACCGCTGCTTCTTTCGGCCAAAATCGATGCCGTCGCCAAGAAGGCAACCctcagcgtcgatggcttGACCCGACATGTGACGGTCCAGTGGGACGATACCCCTGTCGTCGACGTGCACGAGAACGTGCCGGGCAGCAATGATAAAGTGCTCGTCTTTGGTGATAGTCCTCACAAGTCGTATTGCTACTCGGATACCGGTTTCACCAGACACACTCGCTTCCAGGTGGACAACCTTCACGTTGGCTTAGGTGAAAAGGCTGCGCCGCTCGACCTATCCCGTCGATCCTTTGCCATCACTGGCAGCGACTCTGCCAGCTACGATGCGTACCTCACGGATCCTCTCTACAAGCATACTCCTTTCCTCATGACGTTGCCCAAGCCGTTTGATGCCGAAGGCAACCCTAAGCCGCTGAGCTCGGTTGTCGGTATCTATTCCGCCTCCAATTCTGACGCCAACTGGGACGTCGGTCGCTACATTGACGAACCTTGGGGCATCTTCAAGAAGTACGTTCAACACCACGGTGGTCTGGAGGAATACATTCTATTGGGCGAGCACGCTCAGCATGTTGTCACTCAATTCTCGGATCTTGTCGGTCGCCCGCTGCTTGTTCCACGCGACTGGCTCGGATACCTTGCCAGTGGTATGGGACTaggcgagagcgacgagccCATTGCGCAAGAGCTCCTCTCGGGCTTTCCTGATACTTGCAAGCATCACGACATTCCATGCTCAGCTATTCATCTGTCTTCCGGTTACACTGTTGACAATGACGGCAATCGTCTCGTCTTCACCATGAACACGCGAAGATATCCTGACTTTGCAGAGATGGTCAAGACTTTTCATAAAGCTGGGATCCGAGTCACACCCAACATCAAGCCGTACGTGATGCAGAGGCACCCACACTACCAGAAGCTGCACGATGCAGGTGCCCTGTTCACCGACCCTCACAACGGTAACAAGCCTGTCGTCACCCGCATTTGGTCGAGCGGTATCGGATGCACCGAGCTCGGCTCATGGGTTGACATGACTTCCCAAGCAGGTCGTGAATGGTGGCGTCAAGGTGCGCTGGAGCTTTGCAAGCTTGGTGTTGACTCGCTTTGGAACGACAACAACGAGTATCTGCTCTTTGATGATGCCTACATCTGCAAGAACGAACACATCGGCGATGCCAAGAGTGACGGAAATCGCACAGGTAAGCCAACACGCATCGGTCAATTGGGTCGCATGACCAACACCGAGCTCATGGCGAGAGAGTCGCACCAAGCGCTCGTCACGCACCACCCGGATCGTCGGCCTTTTGTTCTCACCCGATCTGCCAACGTCGGCACTCAGAAATGGGCTGCATCCACTTGGTCCGGAGACAACCGAACCAGCTGGCACAACCTTCGCGGCTCGATCGCTATGAACCTGAACGCGCAAATGTCGCTCTTGCAGTCGTACGGCAACGACATCGGTGGCTTTGCCGGTCCTCTACCAAGCCCGGAACTCTTCGTAAGATGGATCCAGTCTGGCGTCACCCAGCCTCGGTTCTGTATCCACTCGTTCAAGCCGTGCAAGGAGGACCCTACCGGTGTCAAACTTAATAATCTGCCCTGGATGTACCCCGAAGTCGTCGATATTATCCGTTGCACTATCAAGCGTCGATACGAGATGCTACCGTACATCAACAACCTCAATTGGCGTTCGCATCTTGCCGCTGAGCCCATGAACACCTGGTTGGGATGGGGCGAATTCGCCGCTGATCCTCAAGTTTATCAGAAACAAGTGCTCCAAGGCTTCGACTACTGGATCGGTCATGGACAGCTTCTTGTCGCCGGCGCATACcaccaagacgagctgagccGCCGCGTCTACcttcctgctgctggtaAAGATGACACCAAGGTGTATTACGACACGCACGCACCCTTCGGCGTCCATAAAGCAGGTCAGTGGATCGAGAATGTTTCGACTCCTCTTTCTCACTTTGCCGTATTTGCTCGCGAGGGAAGCGTCATCCCAATCGGACTTGCTAAGAACACTCTCACCCAAGTCGACGGCATCGCCACTCTGACCGGCAGCGGAACCAAGATTCTGACCGAACAAGAGGGCGGTCAGTGCGTGTATGATGACTGGCGAGGAGTGGAGATCTTCCCTTCACCAGCCGACGCTTCGAGTCCTGGCCAGTACACATACAGTTGGATCGAGGACGACGGTGTATCTGCCCAGCCCGTGGTTGCAGAGATCAAGCTTGAGGTCTCGTccaacaaggacgaggTCTCGGTCAAGGCTTCTGCTACCCGGAACGAGTTCAAGCCTTTGTGGGGCAACACGCTATGGGTCATCTTGCCAAGACCCGACACGAGAAAGGTGAAGGGCGCTACCAAGACCATGATACACAAGCGCCAGACGGCGTACGCTGTCACCGTTGCTGGACTTTGA